In Natronococcus occultus SP4, the following proteins share a genomic window:
- a CDS encoding transporter, which produces MTRLSTLVILVGLARVVPLPPPLGIVLGAVLTAVGVGLRQFTEN; this is translated from the coding sequence GTGACTCGACTCTCCACTCTCGTCATCCTCGTGGGACTCGCGAGGGTCGTTCCGCTGCCGCCGCCGCTCGGCATCGTCCTCGGAGCCGTCCTGACGGCCGTCGGTGTCGGACTCAGGCAGTTCACGGAGAACTGA
- a CDS encoding phosphatase PAP2 family protein has translation MSEGRDLPTFFFDPEVNRAINEALPQVVVEFFGVVTTLGDGATLVAVAALLYWFGAAEDRHDRAMVLAIAVATLALVAGLKGILEVQRPLYAAEPPLAFAPEQYPGWSTPSAHAMGAASVYGALAAVMNVGKRWQRYAVAGALIVAVPFSRVVLGVHYVGDVVLGAALGLGLVAVALRITSRSVTPMFALSLTIAVGAFLLGSEEYTTMAIGASLGGLVTWPVLESRNAEPLGASLLLLGLIVLPLLAVVRLLDLLIAVEGGFVIAGTVTVSLLALLETIGFAVAFGGAIAAPYVAVRFDDTRTVRRLQAALPFSGRTVEAAATRERPPENGGNG, from the coding sequence ATGAGCGAGGGGCGAGACCTGCCCACGTTCTTCTTCGATCCCGAAGTGAACAGGGCGATCAACGAGGCGTTGCCCCAGGTCGTCGTCGAGTTCTTCGGGGTCGTCACCACCCTCGGCGACGGCGCGACGCTGGTCGCCGTGGCGGCCCTCTTGTACTGGTTCGGCGCCGCCGAAGACCGCCACGACCGGGCGATGGTGCTCGCCATCGCGGTCGCAACCCTCGCACTCGTCGCTGGTCTCAAGGGCATTCTCGAGGTCCAGCGACCGCTGTACGCCGCCGAGCCGCCCCTGGCTTTCGCCCCGGAGCAGTATCCGGGCTGGAGCACGCCGAGTGCCCACGCGATGGGCGCCGCGTCGGTCTACGGCGCGCTGGCCGCCGTGATGAACGTCGGGAAACGCTGGCAGCGGTACGCGGTCGCGGGCGCGCTCATCGTCGCGGTCCCGTTCTCCCGGGTCGTTCTCGGGGTTCACTACGTCGGTGACGTCGTCCTCGGAGCCGCGCTGGGGCTCGGCCTCGTCGCCGTCGCGCTCCGGATCACGAGCCGTTCGGTCACACCGATGTTCGCGCTCTCGCTCACGATCGCGGTCGGGGCCTTCCTGCTTGGCTCCGAGGAGTACACCACGATGGCGATCGGAGCGTCGCTTGGCGGGCTCGTGACGTGGCCCGTCCTCGAGAGCCGGAACGCCGAGCCGCTGGGCGCCTCGCTGCTCCTGCTGGGGCTGATCGTCCTCCCGCTGCTGGCGGTCGTCAGGCTGCTCGATCTGTTGATCGCCGTCGAGGGCGGGTTCGTGATCGCCGGCACGGTGACGGTGAGTCTGCTGGCGCTCCTCGAGACGATCGGGTTCGCGGTCGCCTTCGGCGGCGCGATCGCGGCGCCGTACGTTGCGGTCCGGTTCGACGACACGAGGACGGTCCGGCGGCTCCAGGCCGCGCTCCCGTTCAGCGGTCGGACCGTCGAAGCGGCCGCCACCCGCGAACGCCCGCCAGAGAACGGCGGGAACGGCTGA
- a CDS encoding helix-turn-helix domain-containing protein, with translation MAIEASFTATEGEFPLAEVFSKFPAAQIELDRVVPTNGVLIPYFWLKRDDSAEISLEGVDHPGIDDLRIVDDVDGEVFVRIDWDFEYESVLTAILETDVALVSAVGREGKWTFEVRAEQQEAISAFQSYCTDHEIPIELTQLHALSPLQSGQEYDLTEAQREALTLAYVRGFYDSPRKVSQAEVADELDISRQALASRLQRGTRRLIASTLIDPSE, from the coding sequence ATGGCGATCGAGGCCTCGTTTACCGCGACGGAAGGGGAGTTCCCGCTGGCAGAAGTGTTCTCGAAGTTCCCCGCCGCACAGATCGAGCTCGATCGTGTGGTTCCGACGAACGGCGTGTTGATCCCGTACTTCTGGCTCAAACGAGACGACTCCGCGGAGATCTCCCTGGAGGGGGTCGACCACCCCGGGATCGACGACCTGCGGATCGTCGACGACGTCGACGGCGAGGTCTTCGTCCGCATCGACTGGGATTTCGAGTACGAGAGCGTGCTGACCGCGATCCTCGAGACCGACGTCGCGCTCGTCTCGGCGGTCGGCCGGGAGGGCAAGTGGACCTTCGAGGTCCGGGCCGAGCAACAGGAGGCGATCTCCGCGTTCCAGTCCTACTGTACGGACCACGAGATCCCGATCGAACTCACGCAGCTGCACGCGCTCTCGCCGCTTCAGTCGGGCCAGGAGTACGATCTCACCGAGGCCCAGCGGGAAGCGCTGACGCTTGCCTACGTCCGCGGGTTCTACGACTCGCCCCGGAAAGTCAGTCAGGCGGAGGTCGCCGACGAGCTCGATATCTCCCGGCAGGCGCTGGCCTCCCGCCTGCAGCGAGGCACCAGACGCCTGATCGCGAGTACGCTGATCGACCCCTCCGAGTAG
- a CDS encoding HalOD1 output domain-containing protein gives MIQRNGPTTASAPGDTHHGSEGGALDVLTSTIAVDRREDAYELEYDPATDAPSQAVVAAVGAVTETDPIELEPLHAAVDGDALDALFQPPTGTDRRVDFRYNGHEIVLETPGTVTVTETTAEADG, from the coding sequence GTGATCCAGCGTAACGGACCTACGACAGCGTCGGCTCCCGGCGATACGCACCACGGATCCGAGGGGGGAGCGCTCGACGTCCTGACGTCGACGATCGCGGTCGATCGTCGCGAGGACGCGTACGAACTCGAGTACGATCCGGCTACGGACGCGCCAAGTCAGGCGGTCGTCGCCGCCGTCGGGGCGGTTACCGAGACTGATCCGATCGAGCTCGAGCCGCTGCACGCAGCCGTCGATGGGGACGCGCTCGACGCGCTGTTTCAGCCACCCACCGGGACCGATCGTCGGGTTGACTTTCGGTACAACGGACACGAGATCGTCCTCGAGACTCCGGGAACTGTGACGGTAACCGAGACGACGGCCGAGGCCGATGGGTGA
- a CDS encoding universal stress protein, translating into MSPDTILVTVGEEDRDRTDEIASAVIDVAAPADATVVVVHVLTEETYQQAVSQSEPVSDDDSLEWVKRWSRTEPAIQPGIEGDVPEWVREWSESGGPKDATDPPSSEGIETILERKALIRELVAAFEAAGVDYEIRGDVGDPTDRVLAAVEDVDPDFVVVGGRDRSPARQALFGSVSQEILRSVDRPVISVRESGRS; encoded by the coding sequence ATGAGCCCAGACACGATCCTGGTGACCGTCGGCGAGGAGGATCGGGATCGAACCGACGAGATCGCCAGCGCCGTGATCGACGTCGCAGCGCCGGCGGATGCGACGGTCGTGGTCGTACACGTCCTCACCGAGGAGACGTACCAGCAAGCGGTTTCACAGAGCGAACCGGTAAGCGACGACGACTCCCTCGAGTGGGTGAAACGGTGGTCGAGGACGGAGCCGGCGATCCAGCCGGGGATCGAGGGCGACGTTCCCGAGTGGGTCCGAGAGTGGTCCGAGAGCGGCGGCCCGAAGGACGCGACCGACCCGCCGTCCTCGGAGGGGATCGAAACGATTCTGGAACGAAAGGCGCTGATTCGAGAGCTCGTGGCGGCCTTCGAGGCGGCCGGCGTCGACTACGAGATCCGCGGTGACGTCGGCGATCCGACCGACCGCGTCCTCGCCGCGGTCGAGGACGTCGACCCTGACTTCGTCGTGGTCGGCGGCCGCGATCGCTCTCCCGCCCGGCAGGCGCTGTTCGGAAGCGTCTCCCAGGAGATCCTGCGATCGGTGGACCGTCCCGTGATCTCGGTTCGGGAGTCCGGTCGGTCGTAG
- a CDS encoding HTTM domain-containing protein, translating into MHPLRTISTRARDHLREATYVDPGAIRIDTRALAAFRIAAGLLIIADVLLRSRNFSFFYTEGGVVPQSLAREMTADNAVSVYYLTTDPTVIAAVFVLTILVAVQLIVGYKTRIAVVLSFLLVVSLDHHNPLVLSFADTLFRMLLFWAIFLPLGERWSVDALQADAPPRTGITSLASAAILAQIVYMYVLNGYHKRESELWTGGEATPLIMGLDNTTFLLGDLMRSVPTLLQYGGLTWYYMLLFAWLLVFLRGHARTLFVAMFIGGHASFAITVRIGAFPYVAIAGLLLFLQAPVWDRLEDLVRSAPLDRSRLVPSRTELERVGARLPQAGLDSAVLGRVKTTVYTVVLVLAVVSLLVVPTLSYLPVAQFVDEEDGPKDRIDDRADAIRVSQPDWTVFAPHPRTVDRYYVFPAETENGNTVDAYSERPVTYERPHDELQKQFGTYRERFYMNSVRRGGPDDVVSETLAEHLCETWADDHGEDLARINMYYVVEDVTLETIDEPADRDREIRPIYAHGCGDNEPREIAPPE; encoded by the coding sequence ATGCACCCGCTCCGTACGATCTCGACGCGCGCTCGAGATCACCTGCGCGAGGCCACGTACGTCGACCCAGGGGCGATTCGTATCGATACGCGGGCGCTCGCCGCGTTTCGCATCGCCGCCGGATTGCTCATCATCGCGGACGTCCTGCTTCGCTCCCGGAACTTCTCGTTCTTCTATACGGAGGGAGGCGTCGTCCCCCAATCCCTCGCCAGGGAGATGACGGCGGACAACGCGGTCTCGGTCTACTACCTCACGACGGATCCGACCGTGATCGCGGCGGTGTTCGTCCTGACGATACTGGTCGCAGTACAGCTGATCGTCGGCTACAAAACGAGGATCGCGGTCGTTCTCTCCTTTCTCCTGGTCGTCTCCCTGGACCACCACAACCCCCTGGTCCTCAGCTTCGCGGATACCCTGTTTCGAATGTTGCTGTTCTGGGCGATCTTCCTGCCGCTGGGCGAACGCTGGTCGGTCGACGCCCTTCAGGCCGATGCGCCGCCGAGGACCGGAATCACGAGCCTCGCGTCCGCGGCGATCCTGGCCCAGATCGTCTACATGTACGTCCTCAACGGCTACCACAAGCGCGAATCCGAGCTGTGGACCGGCGGAGAGGCGACCCCGCTCATCATGGGGCTGGACAACACGACGTTCCTCCTCGGCGATCTCATGCGGAGCGTCCCGACGCTCCTGCAGTACGGCGGACTAACCTGGTACTACATGCTGCTTTTCGCCTGGCTCCTCGTGTTCCTTCGTGGGCACGCACGCACGCTCTTCGTCGCCATGTTCATCGGGGGCCACGCCTCGTTCGCGATCACGGTCCGGATCGGCGCGTTCCCGTACGTCGCGATCGCCGGTCTCCTCCTGTTCCTGCAGGCGCCGGTCTGGGACAGACTGGAGGACCTCGTTCGCTCCGCACCTCTCGATCGGTCTCGCCTCGTCCCCTCACGTACCGAACTCGAACGAGTCGGCGCCCGGCTCCCCCAAGCTGGGCTCGACTCGGCGGTCCTTGGGCGTGTCAAAACGACCGTCTACACCGTCGTGCTGGTCCTTGCGGTGGTTTCGCTCCTCGTCGTCCCGACACTGTCGTACCTGCCCGTCGCCCAGTTCGTCGACGAGGAGGACGGGCCGAAGGACCGCATCGACGACAGGGCCGACGCGATCCGGGTCTCCCAGCCCGACTGGACCGTCTTCGCACCGCATCCACGAACCGTCGACCGATACTACGTCTTCCCGGCCGAAACCGAGAACGGAAACACGGTCGACGCGTACAGCGAGCGCCCGGTGACCTACGAGCGACCCCACGACGAGCTCCAGAAACAGTTTGGCACCTACCGAGAACGCTTCTACATGAACAGCGTCAGGCGTGGCGGTCCCGACGATGTCGTGTCCGAAACCCTCGCAGAGCACCTCTGTGAGACGTGGGCGGACGACCACGGCGAGGACCTCGCTCGCATCAACATGTACTACGTCGTCGAGGACGTCACCCTCGAGACGATCGACGAGCCGGCGGATCGGGACCGAGAGATACGACCGATCTACGCCCACGGCTGCGGTGACAACGAACCGAGAGAGATCGCCCCGCCCGAGTAA